Part of the Coregonus clupeaformis isolate EN_2021a chromosome 8, ASM2061545v1, whole genome shotgun sequence genome, TCCACATGGGGCTGGATGGGCTGCTCTCCTTCTCGGCGTGGTCGGAGGCTGCCTCCGTCTCTACGCCCACCACTCAGCAGTTCACTGAGCCAGAGCCTGAGGCCCACAACTGCTATGAGGTcagatgttacacacacacatacacatactatTGACTAGTAGCATTAAGATCCTTCGATTGACCCATTGTTTGTCATGTCATTACATTGGTCACTGATGTTGAATGTTTGTTCTGTTGTTGTAGGGCTGGGAGGAGGACCTGCTGCCTGAGGAGAGGGAGGTTCCTCTGCTAAAGTGAGTccctctaaatgtgtgtgtagccTGGGCTTGTCAGATGCTGAAGGATAGTGGTCACAATGCTGTTATCCCCCATTGACAGTACTGGTTGACATGCTCcattccctctcttccacagcctctACCTTACCACCAAGAGAGTGGAGGACATCGGCCTGAGGCTCATCTCCCTGCGCCAGGCCTTTACTGTGAGTGGACCCACTtttctttgactctctgtgtcttcctgttctgtctgtctcctagaggAAGATGGGTGTCTCACCCtaactcttccctcttctctagaCCCTGCTCGGTTCCACCCTGAGCAGGAACCATCTGTTTGTGGCGGGAAAGGTCCTACTGGGCGCACTGGTTCAGGTCCACCAGATGGTAGCTCACTAACTCATTGTCCTTCAAGGGAAAGAGAGCGTCCTCGTGGGAAATGTGTTCTGTGCACTAACATCACTGCTCTTTGCTTTGTGATAGGATGAGGCCGAATTCATCCGTGCCTATAACGACTTTGTGAACTACCTGAGTGACCCCTCCAAGCAGATTGACATTGAGAGGGAGCTGGCTGAGGCAAAGGTGAGTTGATTAACTCTTTCAAGTCTCACTTTGAGTTCTTCCACATGCATGTCTTTTATACGGAACAGTAGCTGATCTATTTGAAATCATTCCTATTTTCTCCAAACGTGTTTTCTTGTCCTAGATCCATCATGTTAACCTGATAGACGTCCTTTTGAGCTGGTGCTGTTTGGGATGATGACAGCTCAGAAATCCCTGATGGTGGTAAGTAGCATCTCGCTGGTAAATGTTTAGATGTCTGTCTATTAGCAATTTCACTTcaatttctcttctctcctcctctgtttacTTTAGCAACCTGGTGGGTTCATGGAGCGTCTGTACGCTCTCCTGTACTCCTTCCTGCCCACTGTTGCCAGCATTGAGCCAAAGGCTGAGAGATACCTGTTGCTGCTCAATGTAAGAGTCAAGAGTTTACTTCCTGTTTTCTTCCTTATTACTAGTTTACTTCCTCTTTACTCGTTCCTGGTTAACAGGGTTTAAATTCCGTTTTAGGGGGAGtaactctcattgtctctctcctcttgataAGCTAGTAGCTCAGAGCCATTTTCTATGTGTTGTGTGGGGTTCCCTTCAGGGCGGGCTGATGGCTCTGCTAGATGACATGTTTGGGCAGCAGCTGGCCTGGTACTTTAACCGAGAGTCTCTGGTCACTGAGCTCTCCAGCCTCCTGGAGTACCACCTGGAGTACCTCATGGCCAGCATGTAGTCCTACTGCAGAGACCTGAAGGGccacgcctctctctctctctctctctctctctctctctctctctctctctctctctctctctctcttctctctctctctttctaccttctctctctctctctctctctctctctgaattgaGGACTTGAAGTGCTTCGTTGAACCCTGATTAGTTAACACCCATTAAATGAATGTATTCTCTTGTTTTCTCTCCCCACAGGATTCTTGTGACACTTTGCCACCTAACAGGGATCTATACTTTGCACTGAATTTgacatttttaaataaaataaatagtagTTCAAAAGCATTTGTCTCTGTCTTTTCATTTATTTGATTATTTCATCACTATTTCCTATTCCTGGAGTTGTTATGAGGCTAATATTACATGAACAATTATGCTTTATTCTTTGCTTATGGAAATAAAAACCAACTTTAAGTTGATTTACATGTACTACAGGCCCACACTTTATGGCATTGTACTGTGATGTGTGATACTGTACTATTTaaaaacatgtaggcctacatacactgagtgtacaaaacattaagaacaccttgctaatattgagttgcaccccctgttgctcagaacagcctcaatttgtcgggccatggactctacaaggtgtcgaaagcattccaaagggattctggcccatgttgactccaatgcttcccacagttatgtcaagttggctgaatgacctttgggtggtggaccattcatgatacacctactaccatacgccgttcaaaggatcatagctttcacctgaatttacctggtcagtctatgtcatggaaagagcaggtgttcctaatgttttgtacactcagtgtatgttagttGTGTTGTAACCTGGTACAGTATAAAGTCGACCACTATAGGGCACAATTGCTTCAGTCTTGAAAGTTACTTCTCACTATCCGAACTCTATATTAAGACTCTGCCATTGTAGACTCAGGTAAATTGGTTATTTTAGTTTCAGTTTGCCATATTTGCCATTAATGTCTGAGTCATTTATCGTCATTCCAACTGAAACCAATGTTAGAGTTCatgtatagcccctggttcaccccagacttgactgcccttgaccagcacaaaaacatcctgtggcgcacttcattagcatcgaacagcccctgcgatatgcaacttttcagggaagtcaggaaccaatatacacaatcagttaggaaagcaaaggctagctttttcaaacagaaatgtgcatcctgtagcactaactacaaaacgttttgggacactgaaaaggccatggagaataagagcacctcctcccagctacccactgcactgaggctaggaaacactatcaccaccgataaatctacgataatcgagaatttcaataagcatttttgctacggctggcaatgctttccacctggctacccctaccccggccaccagctctgcaccctccgctgcttctccttcacccaaattcagatggctgatgtcctgaaagagctgctaaatctggacccctacatatcagctgggctagacaatctggaccctttctttctaaaattagccgccgaaattgtcgcaacccctattactagcctgttcaacctctctttcgtatcatctgagatccccagagattggaaagctgccgcggtcatcccctcttcgagctggtcatgggtgcacctcagccacgctcaatgtcctaaacgatataataaccgcgatcgataaaagacagtaatgtgcagccgtcttcatcgacctggccaaggcttttgactctgtcaatcactgcattcttattggcagactaaatagccttggtttctcaaatgactgcctcgcctggttcaccaactacttctcagatagagttcaggtTTTAGGTTTCTTTTCATGTCTAGTCCATTGTACTGGCCTGTGTGATGTGTAGTAGTTTGATGCATCTTATTGCTTTGCTTATTTTTTGTCACCTGAAAATTCAGTCTCAGCCATTGATATCCTTAATTCCTTACCTGACCCTTACAGACACAGATGCCGGACCGAAGACATTCAAGCAGCACTTTGACAGCAAGCATCCCAAGTCCCCAATACCTTCAGAGCTGGTTGATGTTGAGGCTtaaaagaccacacacacacaatggacctaCAGCTGGGTTAAGATGCTCTCATCATTCAGACTCACAGTATACATGTTAGCAGCAAACTCTTGCCCTATGCTTCAGTTGTATTTCATATGGCTCAATATGTGGAAATGTTGTCACTCATCGCCTTTCATGTTGTGATTCACAGACACACGATGACCACGATTTGAGCGCTGCAACTGGGACTGAATGGCGTCAAGGGACAAAACACTGAGACCCCTGGACATGGGTGTGGGAATATTTGTGTGACAATGACCTAAAAGGGTCATTGGGGGGGCAGAAGCACACCAGCACCCCATCttatttgaaaccccacctctttaaggaatacctgggataggataaagtattccttctaccccccacccaaaaaaaaaaaaaacattgtaaagtggttatcccactggctataaggtgaatgcacctatttgtaagtcgctctggataagagcgtctgctaaatgacgtaaatgtaaatgtccaacCACCCCTCAACTTCAGACTCTATTGAAGCACCCATCTTACTTCTATGAGCCCACTCTACCTACATCCCTTTTCCCTATGCCGCTTCCTTCATTCATTCCTGATTCAATACCATCTAGACTGTTACACGTCTAAAAGTTTCATGGTGTTACTTTTTCTCATCTGTGTACCGCTGTCCTACTTTTGCCCCTTACTCTTTTCTATACCTCCTCCCATACACTCTTGTGCAAATCATTTCTGCTTTCTTTGAGAATGGTGTCATAATGGAAAGGATTTGTTAGTTGCCCAAGACTGAGCCTTGTTCTGCCTGTAAAAGGCCCTGGTCGAAACAATGCCAAAATCACTTTTGATAGTCTCCGGGTCCACGTTGTAACAATTGTTTTTTGCATTTGACCATTTCCAATAAATGTAGAAATATATATGAAAGCATTCCTCTGCCTGTTTGATCCATTCTGAAGGAAAGCAGTGACtacgttttgtgtgtgtgagagaatatgTATGCCTTGTAATGCTAGCAGAAAATCAATACTTCCGAATGCAAGTTAAACGCCATTCCGTCTATACTGATACCAGACAAATGTATACTTATAAgtattttcaaatgtatttccaaTATACTGCAATGCTATGTAGCTGAAGAGGGGTGACACTGTCTAGGATAGGAGTGTCGATCAGTTTCTGGAGGTCTGTGTTCACTGGCATTTACTCTCACTTCTGCATCAAATCAACCTCTACAATAAATATTCTAGTTTCTTTTATTACAAATATAGCAGTACACAGTCCTCCAGAAatctgttgacaatgacacattcCTGTGTATTGGATCCTCTGTATATAGAAAATGGCAAAATAAAAGCTCATTTGGTATTTTCCATTGCTACTAACGTATGCTGGTTAAAAGTATAATTaaagaaatgcacacatttttgCCACGCATATATAGTCCATATATTTAGCTTTTTAATTGAACCATGTGTAGTACATCTAAAAGAGACAATGAGAAATTCATGGTTCAACAAGACAACATAGCCATCAAAAGGGTAGAAATGTAGCATTGCACTTATGTCACAGTACTTTACAGCTTTGATTGGATACATAGAATATATGACAAAGGGTGATGTAATTATCTGAATTACTGTAGATTTTAATAGTTTAATCAAGAGTGAAGTATGGTTATAAGTCCAATGTGAAGATCTCAATTTAGGATTTCtttatggaggaggtgttattcaTATACCATTCTCACACTAAATAATcaatatattatactgaacaaaaatataaatgcaacatgtaaagtgttggtcccatgtttcatgagctgaaataaaagatcccagaaattctccattcgcacaaaaaccttatttctctcagatttggtgcaccaatttgtttacatccctgttagtgagtatttctcctttgccaagataatccatccgcctgacaggtgtggcatatcaagaagctgattaaacagcacaccTTGTGCCACacgacacaatgtcacagatgtctcaagttttgagggagcatgcagttggcatgctgactgcaggaatggccaccagagctgttgcaagag contains:
- the LOC123491460 gene encoding uncharacterized protein LOC123491460; amino-acid sequence: MPVRWLKLGELSSSSAPLSPTCVGGSQQVVVRMHHACRVRGLETQLMWAISKETNRLSPEGIPYCATKVQSISWIQYVAGRVTQYASHLRHETSVAVTLGCYQQTDVSVAYATLHMGLDGLLSFSAWSEAASVSTPTTQQFTEPEPEAHNCYEGWEEDLLPEEREVPLLNLYLTTKRVEDIGLRLISLRQAFTTLLGSTLSRNHLFVAGKVLLGALVQVHQMDEAEFIRAYNDFVNYLSDPSKQIDIERELAEAKIHHVNLIDVLLSWCCLG